The Oxalobacteraceae bacterium OTU3CINTB1 genome includes a window with the following:
- a CDS encoding NUDIX hydrolase: MSTLTETRIDGALVYDGHFLKVQRDTIELPDGKRTGREYILHPGAVVILPLLDDGKVLLERQYRYPLHDVFIEFPAGKIDPGEDPLASAKRELEEETGYTATDWQFVSKIHNAIAYSDEHLDLYLARGLTLGEQKLDDGEFLELFTATIDELLQWVREGKVTDVKTIIGAFWLDKLRAGDWKLD; this comes from the coding sequence ATGTCGACACTGACAGAAACCCGCATCGACGGTGCATTGGTCTACGACGGCCACTTCCTCAAAGTCCAACGCGACACCATAGAACTCCCCGACGGCAAACGCACCGGCCGCGAATACATCCTGCATCCCGGCGCGGTGGTGATTTTGCCGCTACTCGACGACGGCAAGGTGCTGCTCGAGCGCCAGTACCGCTATCCGCTGCACGACGTGTTCATCGAATTCCCGGCCGGGAAAATCGATCCGGGCGAAGATCCGCTGGCCAGCGCCAAACGCGAGCTGGAAGAAGAAACCGGCTACACCGCCACCGACTGGCAGTTCGTCAGCAAGATCCACAACGCCATCGCCTATTCGGACGAACATTTGGACCTGTATCTGGCGCGCGGCTTGACGCTGGGTGAGCAAAAGCTGGACGACGGCGAGTTCCTCGAACTGTTCACCGCCACCATCGACGAACTGCTGCAATGGGTGCGCGAAGGTAAAGTCACCGACGTCAAAACCATCATCGGCGCGTTCTGGCTCGATAAGCTGCGCGCCGGCGACTGGAAGCTGGACTAA
- a CDS encoding NADH-quinone oxidoreductase subunit M yields MMQSTISTLPPYLSLAIWLPIVFGLLVLAVGRDTNAALVRVGSLIGAIVSFAATIPLITNFNNAAHGMQFVEKSPWIETFNIYYSLGIDGLSLWFVPLTAFITVIVVISAWQVIQKRVAQYMGAFLILSGLMIGVFCAMDGLLFYFFFEATLIPMYIIIGVWGGENRVYASFKFFLYTFFGSLLTLVAIIYLYRVTGTFDILTWHLTPLTMREQIFIFIAFFMAFAVKVPMFPVHTWLPDVHVEAPTGGSAVLAAIMLKLGAYGFLRFSLPITPDASHYLSGFVITLSLIAVIYVGLVALVQKDMKKLVAYSSIAHMGFVTLGFFIFNAIGVQGAIVQMISHGFISGAMFLCIGVLYDQAHSRQIADYGGVVNKMPKFAALFIFFSMANCGLPATSGFVGEFMVILGAVQYNFWIGLLAATALIFGAAYSLWMAKRVIFGKVTNHHVAALVDVNGREFFMLGVLAIAVLVMGLYPAPFTDTMQTSVADLLTHVAKSKLP; encoded by the coding sequence ATGATGCAGTCAACTATATCTACCTTACCTCCGTACCTGAGCCTGGCGATCTGGCTTCCGATTGTGTTCGGCCTTCTGGTGTTAGCCGTCGGCCGTGACACCAACGCGGCGCTGGTCCGCGTCGGCTCGCTGATCGGCGCGATCGTCAGCTTCGCCGCGACCATCCCGCTGATCACGAACTTCAACAACGCCGCACACGGCATGCAGTTCGTCGAAAAATCGCCCTGGATCGAGACGTTCAACATCTACTACTCGCTGGGCATCGACGGCCTGTCGCTGTGGTTCGTGCCGCTGACGGCATTCATCACCGTGATCGTCGTGATCTCGGCCTGGCAGGTGATCCAGAAGCGCGTCGCGCAGTACATGGGCGCCTTCCTGATCCTGTCCGGTTTGATGATCGGCGTGTTCTGCGCGATGGACGGCCTGCTGTTCTACTTCTTCTTCGAAGCGACCCTGATCCCGATGTACATCATCATCGGCGTGTGGGGTGGTGAGAACCGCGTGTACGCATCGTTCAAGTTCTTCCTCTACACCTTCTTCGGCTCCTTGCTGACCTTGGTCGCGATCATTTACCTGTACCGCGTCACGGGTACCTTCGACATCCTGACCTGGCACCTGACGCCGTTGACGATGCGAGAGCAGATCTTCATCTTCATCGCCTTCTTCATGGCCTTCGCCGTCAAGGTTCCGATGTTCCCGGTCCACACCTGGCTGCCGGACGTCCACGTCGAAGCGCCAACCGGCGGTTCCGCCGTGCTGGCCGCGATCATGCTGAAGCTGGGCGCCTACGGTTTCCTGCGTTTCTCGCTGCCGATCACCCCGGACGCGTCGCACTACCTGTCGGGCTTCGTGATCACGCTGTCGCTGATCGCCGTGATCTACGTCGGCCTGGTCGCACTGGTACAGAAGGACATGAAAAAGCTGGTTGCCTATTCGTCGATCGCGCACATGGGCTTCGTCACCCTGGGCTTCTTCATCTTCAACGCCATCGGCGTACAGGGCGCGATCGTGCAAATGATCTCGCACGGCTTCATCTCCGGCGCGATGTTCCTGTGTATCGGCGTGCTGTATGACCAGGCGCACTCGCGTCAAATCGCCGACTACGGTGGTGTCGTCAACAAGATGCCGAAGTTCGCCGCGCTGTTCATCTTCTTCTCGATGGCTAACTGCGGTCTGCCTGCGACTTCCGGCTTCGTCGGCGAGTTCATGGTGATCCTGGGCGCCGTGCAGTACAACTTCTGGATCGGTTTGCTGGCCGCGACCGCGCTGATCTTCGGTGCAGCCTACTCGCTGTGGATGGCCAAGCGCGTCATCTTCGGCAAAGTGACCAACCACCATGTGGCCGCGCTGGTCGATGTCAATGGCCGCGAGTTCTTCATGCTGGGTGTCCTGGCGATCGCGGTGCTGGTCATGGGTCTGTACCCGGCGCCATTCACCGACACGATGCAAACCTCGGTCGCCGACCTGCTGACGCATGTCGCAAAAAGCAAGCTGCCTTAA
- the ispD gene encoding 2-C-methyl-D-erythritol 4-phosphate cytidylyltransferase, whose protein sequence is MTAHTDTPRYFALLPAAGVGARMAADGPKQYLTVGGKPMLRHAVDAFRASDLVAHAYVVVSAADGQIDAVLPPDLDGVTVLRCGGATRMDTVLNALRALDGIVADADLIMVHDAARPGLTPALIAKLIEGVGDYAAGGLLALPVVDTVKRKAGADVATVPRDGLWLAQTPQMFSYALLLRALGGAPDANAITDDASAVEMLGMSPRLIEGHPRNLKVTLPADIRIAEMYLAADE, encoded by the coding sequence ATGACAGCACACACCGATACACCGCGCTATTTCGCGCTGCTGCCCGCCGCCGGCGTCGGCGCGCGCATGGCGGCCGATGGACCCAAACAATACCTGACGGTCGGCGGCAAGCCGATGCTGCGCCACGCCGTCGACGCCTTCCGCGCCAGCGATCTGGTGGCGCACGCCTACGTCGTCGTCAGCGCGGCGGACGGCCAGATCGACGCCGTGCTGCCACCGGACTTGGATGGTGTCACGGTGCTGCGCTGCGGCGGCGCCACGCGCATGGACACGGTGCTCAACGCCTTGCGCGCGCTGGACGGTATCGTGGCGGACGCGGATCTGATCATGGTGCACGACGCAGCGCGTCCCGGCCTGACACCGGCGTTGATCGCCAAACTGATTGAAGGAGTTGGCGACTATGCCGCCGGCGGCCTGCTGGCGCTGCCCGTTGTCGACACCGTCAAGCGCAAGGCGGGCGCCGACGTCGCCACTGTGCCGCGCGACGGCCTGTGGTTGGCGCAGACGCCGCAGATGTTCAGCTACGCGTTGCTGCTGCGGGCGCTGGGCGGCGCGCCGGACGCCAACGCCATCACCGACGACGCCAGCGCCGTCGAGATGCTGGGCATGTCGCCACGGCTGATCGAAGGCCACCCACGAAATTTGAAAGTCACGCTGCCGGCCGACATCCGCATCGCCGAGATGTATCTGGCCGCCGACGAATAA
- the ispF gene encoding 2-C-methyl-D-erythritol 2,4-cyclodiphosphate synthase — protein sequence MTKLPFRIGQGYDCHALVEGRKLIIGGVDIPHHVGLLGHSDADVLLHAITDSILGAAALGDIGKHFPDTDVQFKGADSRTLLKEAARRVVATGYSVGNVDCTIIAQRPKMAPHIQSMRANIAEDLGLDISQVNVKAKTNEKLGYLGREEGIAAESIALLISS from the coding sequence ATGACCAAACTCCCGTTCCGCATCGGCCAGGGCTACGACTGCCACGCTTTGGTGGAAGGCCGCAAGCTGATCATCGGCGGCGTCGACATCCCGCACCACGTCGGCCTGCTTGGCCATTCGGACGCCGACGTGCTGCTGCACGCGATCACCGATTCGATCCTGGGCGCGGCCGCGCTGGGCGACATCGGCAAGCACTTTCCGGATACGGACGTGCAGTTCAAGGGCGCCGATTCGCGCACCTTGTTGAAGGAAGCCGCGCGCCGCGTGGTGGCCACCGGCTACAGCGTCGGCAACGTCGATTGCACCATCATCGCCCAGCGTCCGAAAATGGCGCCGCACATACAGTCCATGCGCGCCAACATCGCCGAAGATCTTGGTCTCGACATCAGCCAGGTCAACGTCAAGGCCAAGACCAATGAGAAGTTGGGTTATCTGGGCCGGGAAGAGGGCATCGCGGCCGAATCGATCGCGTTGCTGATATCTTCGTAA
- the nuoN gene encoding NADH-quinone oxidoreductase subunit NuoN encodes MTTPIPQEAFNLAPAYAEVTLIIGASLLLLVDMFLSESKRSITYVLSLAILAILAGITFADFSAGTTAYTFNGMYVNDPMANLLKLATYVAVALTLVYSRQYVTQRGMMSGNLGGEFYVLALFAMLGQMVMISGSNFLTIYLGVELMSLSLYALVALRRDNHKATEAAMKYFILGALASGFLLYGISMLYGATGTLEISKVAAAVAAGTIKPTILVFGIVFLVAGLAFKLGAVPFHMWVPDVYEGSPTAVTLLLGGAPKIATFAICIRLLVEGLLPMAFDWQQMLMVLAVLSLAIGNLTAIAQTNLKRMLAYSTIAQIGFVLLGLLAGVVGTTDRTGIAAAYSASMYYILTYVLTTVGSFGLLMLLSRSGFEAENLNDFKGLSKRSGWFAVVMTILMFSLAGVPPMMGFAAKFSVLSAVLGTGQIWLTVVAVMFSLIGAFYYLRIVKLMWFDEPTDTAPIVAHGDMKFVLSLNGLAIVVLGILPGPLLAMCVKAMQATLAT; translated from the coding sequence ATGACTACACCTATTCCACAAGAGGCGTTCAATCTCGCACCGGCGTATGCCGAGGTGACGTTGATCATTGGCGCCTCGCTACTCCTGCTGGTGGACATGTTCCTGTCCGAGTCCAAGCGGTCGATCACTTACGTGCTGTCGCTGGCGATCCTGGCCATTTTGGCCGGTATCACCTTCGCCGACTTCAGCGCCGGCACCACCGCGTACACCTTCAACGGCATGTACGTCAACGATCCGATGGCGAACCTGCTCAAGCTGGCCACCTACGTGGCCGTCGCATTGACGCTGGTGTATTCGCGCCAGTACGTCACGCAGCGCGGCATGATGAGCGGTAACCTGGGCGGCGAGTTCTACGTCCTGGCGCTGTTCGCGATGCTGGGCCAGATGGTCATGATCTCGGGCTCGAACTTCCTGACGATCTACCTGGGCGTCGAATTGATGTCGCTGTCGCTGTACGCGCTGGTCGCGCTGCGCCGCGATAACCACAAGGCCACCGAAGCGGCGATGAAGTACTTCATCCTTGGCGCGCTGGCATCCGGTTTCCTGTTGTACGGCATCTCGATGCTGTACGGCGCCACCGGCACGCTGGAAATCAGCAAAGTGGCCGCCGCCGTCGCAGCGGGCACCATCAAGCCGACCATTCTGGTGTTCGGTATCGTGTTCCTGGTCGCCGGTCTGGCGTTCAAACTGGGCGCGGTGCCGTTCCACATGTGGGTACCGGACGTCTACGAAGGCTCGCCAACGGCAGTGACCCTGCTGTTGGGCGGCGCGCCGAAGATCGCCACCTTCGCGATCTGCATCCGCCTGCTGGTGGAAGGCCTGCTGCCGATGGCGTTCGACTGGCAGCAGATGCTGATGGTCCTGGCCGTGCTGTCGCTGGCCATCGGTAACCTGACCGCTATCGCCCAGACGAACCTGAAGCGCATGCTGGCTTATTCGACCATCGCGCAAATCGGCTTCGTGCTGCTTGGCCTGCTGGCCGGCGTGGTCGGCACCACCGACCGCACCGGCATCGCCGCAGCTTACAGCGCGTCGATGTACTACATCCTGACCTACGTGCTGACCACCGTCGGCAGCTTCGGCCTGTTGATGCTGTTGTCGCGTTCCGGCTTCGAAGCCGAAAACCTGAACGACTTCAAAGGCCTGAGCAAGCGCAGTGGCTGGTTCGCGGTCGTCATGACGATCTTGATGTTCTCGCTGGCCGGCGTGCCGCCGATGATGGGCTTTGCCGCCAAGTTCTCGGTGCTGAGCGCCGTGCTGGGTACCGGCCAGATCTGGCTGACCGTGGTCGCGGTGATGTTCTCGCTGATCGGCGCGTTCTACTACCTGCGCATCGTTAAACTGATGTGGTTCGACGAGCCGACCGACACGGCGCCTATCGTCGCCCATGGCGACATGAAGTTTGTCCTCAGCCTGAATGGTCTGGCCATCGTGGTCCTGGGCATCCTGCCAGGCCCGCTGCTGGCGATGTGCGTGAAGGCCATGCAAGCGACCCTCGCCACCTGA
- a CDS encoding DUF2818 family protein encodes MDVSVASWLVIAIAIAAANLPFFNDKVFALIPATWRRKPLIMRLIEMVALYLVVGFLGFALEGRIGTRFPQTWEFYAISGCLFLVFGFPGFIARYLRKHRD; translated from the coding sequence ATGGATGTATCCGTCGCAAGCTGGTTGGTGATCGCGATAGCTATCGCGGCTGCCAACCTGCCTTTTTTCAACGACAAGGTATTCGCCCTGATTCCGGCCACGTGGCGGCGCAAGCCGCTGATCATGCGGCTGATCGAAATGGTGGCGCTGTACCTTGTCGTTGGCTTCCTCGGCTTCGCCCTGGAAGGCCGCATCGGCACCCGCTTCCCCCAGACCTGGGAGTTCTACGCGATCTCCGGCTGTCTGTTCCTGGTTTTCGGCTTCCCCGGATTCATCGCGCGCTACCTGCGCAAGCACCGCGACTGA